From Camelina sativa cultivar DH55 chromosome 20, Cs, whole genome shotgun sequence, the proteins below share one genomic window:
- the LOC104769220 gene encoding uncharacterized protein LOC104769220 translates to MGNGENIRSLKLEVKVVEARNVKLKSSPTTLFVRFYLHAGNNGKIELNTAEIRSRSDHEVMNWNQSFGLECQGNETAVEELKQQTVVFELRRRKTTPFLRKWSKSELVGRGEISWRSVIESNGMETEIFVVMDETKERVLEDCDKPLLLKIALKVQASKLVNTTTKRVEDLCECRECRRICNCLDYEAFVVACAVAGI, encoded by the coding sequence ATGGGTAACGGTGAAAACATTCGTTCTCTTAAACTTGAAGTGAAAGTCGTGGAAGCGAGAAACGTAAAGCTCAAGTCATCACCAACCACTCTCTTCGTTAGGTTCTATCTCCATGCAGGTAATAACGGTAAGATAGAGCTAAACACTGCAGAGATCCGTTCGAGATCAGACCACGAGGTCATGAACTGGAACCAATCATTTGGTCTGGAGTGCCAAGGGAACGAAACCGCGGTTGAAGAACTGAAGCAACAAACCGTTGTTTTCGAACTGCGGAGAAggaaaacgacgccgtttttgAGGAAGTGGTCTAAATCGGAGTTGGTTGGTAGAGGAGAGATTTCATGGAGATCGGTTATAGAGTCAAATGGGATGGAGACAGAGATATTTGTAGTGATGGATGAGACAAAAGAACGGGTTTTGGAAGATTGTGATAAGCCTCTTTTATTGAAGATAGCTTTAAAAGTGCAAGCCTCAAAATTGGTGAATACTACTACTAAGAGAGTGGAAGATCTTTGTGAGTGTAGAGAGTGTAGGAGAATATGTAATTGTTTAGATTATGAGGCTTTTGTTGTGGCTTGTGCGGTAGCTGGAATTTAG
- the LOC104769221 gene encoding annexin D6: MASLRTPANIPLPEEDSEQLHKAFKGWGTNEGMIISILAHRNATQRSFIRAVYAANYNKDLLKELDKELSGDFERAVMLWTLDPTERDAYLAKESTQMFTKNIWVLVEIACTRPALEFFKAKQAYQARYRTSLEEDVAYHTSGDVRKLLVPLVSTFRYDGNADEVNVKVARSEAKTLHKKISEKAYTDEDLIRILTTRSKAQINATLNRFKDKFGSSITKFLKEDSNDEYVQLLKTAIKCLTCPEKYFEKVLRRAIVKMGTDEWALTRVVTTRAEVDMERIKEEYLRRNSVPLDRAIANDTSGDYKDMILALLGHGHA; this comes from the exons ATGGCGTCTCTCAGAACTCCTGCGAATATTCCTCTTCCTGAAGAAGACTCTGAGCAGCTCCACAAGGCCTTTAAAG GATGGGGGACCAATGAAGGGATGATCATATCAATCTTGGCTCATAGAAATGCAACGCAGCGCAGCTTCATCCGTGCTGTTTATGCTGCTAACTACAACAAAGATCTTCTGAAGGAATTGGACAAAGAGCTGTCTGGTGACTTTGAG AGAGCTGTGATGTTGTGGACTCTTGATCCTACGGAGAGAGATGCGTATTTGGCCAAGGAATCTACCCAAATGTTCACCAAGAACATTTGGGTTCTAGTCGAAATTGCGTGTACCAGACCAGCGCTTGAGTTTTTCAAGGCCAAGCAAGCATACCAAGCTCGCTACAGGACCTCTCTCGAAGAGGATGTTGCATACCACACATCTGGAGATGTTCGAAAG CTATTGGTTCCTCTTGTGAGCACCTTTAGGTACGATGGAAATGCTGATGAGGTCAACGTGAAGGTCGCTAGATCCGAAGCTAAGACACTTCACAAGAAGATAAGTGAGAAGGCTTACACTGATGAAGATCTCATCAGGATCTTGACAACAAGGAGCAAGGCTCAAATCAACGCAACGCTCAATCGCTTCAAGGACAAGTTCGGAAGTTCCATTACCAAGTTTCTGAAGGAAGATTCGAACGATGAATATGTTCAACTACTCAAAACCGCCATCAAATGCTTGACATGTCCAGAGAAGTACTTTGAGAAGGTTCTACGTCGAGCCATCGTCAAGATGGGAACTGATGAGTGGGCACTTACTAGAGTGGTCACTACACGAGCAGAGGTCGACATGGAGAGGATCAAAGAAGAATACTTACGCAGGAACAGCGTACCTCTTGATCGAGCCATTGCTAATGACACTTCTGGTGACTACAAAGACATGATTCTCGCTCTTCTCGGACATGGCCATGCTTGA
- the LOC104769223 gene encoding annexin D7-like, producing MASLKVPANVPLPEEDAEQLHKAFKGWGTNEGMIISILAHRNATQRSFIRAVYAANYDKDLHKELDKELSGDFERAVMLWTFTPPERDAYLAKESTKMFTKDNWVLVEIACTRSALEFLSAKQAYQARYKTSLEEDVAYHTSGDIRKLLLPLVSTFRYDGDEVNMTLARSEAKILHKKIEDKAYADDDLIRILTTRSKAQIGATLNHFNNSFGTSITKFLKEDSGNEYVQLLKAVIKCFTYPEKYFEKVLRQAINKLGTDEWGLTRVVTTRAEVDMERIKEEYLRRNSVPLDRAIAKDTHGDYEDILLALLGHGHA from the exons ATGGCGTCTCTCAAAGTTCCCGCCAATGTTCCTCTTCCTGAAGAAGACGCTGAGCAACTCCACAAAGCCTTCAAAg GATGGGGAACCAATGAGGGGATGATCATATCAATCTTGGCTCACAGAAATGCAACGCAACGCAGTTTCATTCGTGCTGTTTATGCTGCTAACTACGATAAGGATCTTCACAAGGAATTAGACAAAGAGCTTTCCGGTGACTTTgag CGAGCTGTGATGTTGTGGACTTTTACTCCACCGGAGAGAGATGCTTATTTGGCTAAGGAATCTACCAAAATGTTCACTAAAGACAACTGGGTTCTTGTCGAAATCGCTTGTACTAGATCTGCTCTTGAGTTTCTCAGTGCCAAGCAAGCATACCAAGCCCGCTACAAGACCTCTCTCGAGGAGGACGTTGCATATCACACATCTGGAGACATTCGTAAg CTCTTGCTTCCTCTTGTGAGCACTTTTAGGTACGATGGAGATGAAGTGAACATGACTCTAGCTAGGTCCGAGGCTAAGATACTTCACAAGAAGATCGAGGATAAGGCTTATGCTGATGACGATCTCATCAGAATCTTGACAACAAGGAGCAAAGCCCAAATCGGCGCAACTCTCAATCACTTCAACAACAGTTTCGGAACTTCCATTACCAAATTCCTAAAGGAGGATTCGGGAAACGAATACGTTCAACTACTCAAAGCCGTGATCAAATGCTTTACATATCCAGAGAAGTACTTTGAGAAAGTTCTACGTCAAGCCATCAACAAACTGGGAACAGACGAGTGGGGACTTACGAGAGTGGTCACTACACGAGCCGAGGTCGACATGGAGAGGATCAAAGAGGAATATTTACGCAGAAACAGTGTTCCTCTTGATCGAGCCATTGCTAAAGACACTCATGGCGACTATGAGGATATACTTCTCGCTCTTCTCGGACATGGCCATGCTTGA
- the LOC104769225 gene encoding asparagine synthetase [glutamine-hydrolyzing] 3-like isoform X2, protein MCGILAVLGCADNSQAKRSRIIELSRRLRHRGPDWSGLHCFEDCYVAHERLAIVDPISGDQPLYNGDKTIVVSVNGEIYNHKALRETFLKSHQFHTGSDCEVIAHLYEEQGEEFVDKLDGMFAFVLLDTRDKSYIAVRDAIGVNPLYIGWGIDGSVWFASEMKALIDDCEQFMCFPPGHIYSSKQGGLRRWYNPPWFSELVPSTPYDPLLVRETFEKAVIKRLMTDVPFGVLLSGGLDSSLVASVALRHLEKSEAAQWGSKLHTFCIGLKGSPDLKAGKEVADYLGTRHHELHFTVQDGIDAIEEVIYHVETYDVTTIRASTPMFLMSRKVKSLGVKMVLSGEGSDEIFGGYLYFHKAPNKKEFHEETCRKIKALHQYDCLRANKSTSAWGVEARVPFLDKEFINVAMSIDPEWKMIRPDLGRIEKWVLRNAFDDEKNPYLPKVSDTMLMNASYVFPDNTPMTKEAYYYRTIFEKFFPKSAARATVPGGPSVACSTAKAVEWDAAWSQNLDPSGRAALGVHVAAYGEEDKAEEDPRPGKVQKLAEKTAGIV, encoded by the exons ATGTGTGGGATTCTTGCTGTGTTAGGCTGCGCCGATAACTCTCAGGCAAAACGTTCCCGTATCATCGAACTCTCTCGCAG ATTGAGGCATAGAGGTCCTGATTGGAGTGGGCTACATTGTTTTGAGGATTGTTATGTGGCTCATGAGCGTTTGGCAATCGTTGACCCCATTTCTGGAGACCAACCACTCTATAACGGAGACAAGACCATTGTTGTCTCG GTCAATGGAGAGATATACAACCACAAGGCTTTGCGTGAAACTTTTTTGAAGTCTCACCAGTTCCATACTGGGAGTGATTGTGAAGTGATTGCGCATCTT TACGAAGAACAGGGAGAGGAATTCGTCGACAAGTTGGATGGCATGTTTGCATTTGTGCTTCTTGATACCCGGGACAAAAGTTATATTGCTGTAAGGGATGCCATTGGTGTCAATCCACTCTACATTGGGTGGGGTATCGATG GTTCTGTCTGGTTTGCTTCTGAGATGAAAGCACTTATTGATGATTGTGAACAGTTTATGTGCTTTCCTCCAGGCCACATTTATTCAAGTAAACAAG GTGGGCTTAGGAGGTGGTACAACCCCCCGTGGTTTTCTGAGTTGGTTCCTTCAACCCCATATGATCCCTTACTGGTGCGCGAGACTTTTGAGAAG GCTGTTATAAAACGACTAATGACTGATGTGCCTTTTGGCGTTCTCCTATCTGGAGGATTAGACTCATCCCTTGTTGCTTCAGTAGCGTTACGTCATTTGGAAAAGTCAGAAGCTGCTCAGTGGGGTTCAAAGCTGCACACATTTTGTATCGGTTTGAAG GGATCCCCGGATCTTAAAGCTGGTAAAGAAGTCGCTGACTATTTAGGAACTCGCCACCACGAGTTACACTTTACTGTTCAG GACGGTATAGATGCCATAGAAGAAGTCATATACCATGTTGAGACCTATGACGTGACTACTATAAGAGCCAGCACTCCAATGTTTCTTATGTCGAGAAAAGTCAAGTCGCTTGGTGTAAAGATGGTTCTTTCTGGGGAAGGCTCTGATGAAATTTTTGGAGGATATTTGTACTTCCACAAAGCACCCAACAAGAAGGAGTTTCACGAGGAAACATGCCGAAAG ATCAAAGCTCTTCATCAATATGATTGCTTGAGGGCTAACAAATCAACTTCTGCATGGGGTGTTGAGGCTCGTGTACCTTTCCTCGATAAAGAATTTATAAATGTCGCAATGAGCATCGATCCAGAGTGGAAGATG ATAAGGCCTGATCTCGGAAGGATCGAGAAATGGGTGTTACGCAATGCGTTTGATGATGAGAAAAACCCTTATCTACCAAAG GTCTCTGACACAATGCTGATGAACGCAAGCTATGTCTTCCCTGATAACACACCTATGACAAAAGAAGCTTACTACTACAGAACTATCTTTGAAAAGTTCTTCCCTAAG AGTGCAGCTAGAGCGACTGTACCAGGAGGTCCAAGTGTGGCATGTAGTACAGCAAAAGCTGTAGAGTGGGACGCAGCTTGGTCACAGAATCTTGACCCCTCAGGTCGTGCGGCTCTCGGAGTTCATGTTGCAGCTTATGGGGAAGAAGATAAAGCCGAAGAAGATCCTCGTCCGGGGAAGGTACAGAAACTAGCAGAGAAGACTGCAGGGATTGTTTGA
- the LOC104769225 gene encoding asparagine synthetase [glutamine-hydrolyzing] 3-like isoform X1, which produces MCGILAVLGCADNSQAKRSRIIELSRRLRHRGPDWSGLHCFEDCYVAHERLAIVDPISGDQPLYNGDKTIVVSVNGEIYNHKALRETFLKSHQFHTGSDCEVIAHLYEEQGEEFVDKLDGMFAFVLLDTRDKSYIAVRDAIGVNPLYIGWGIDGSVWFASEMKALIDDCEQFMCFPPGHIYSSKQGGLRRWYNPPWFSELVPSTPYDPLLVRETFEKAVIKRLMTDVPFGVLLSGGLDSSLVASVALRHLEKSEAAQWGSKLHTFCIGLKGSPDLKAGKEVADYLGTRHHELHFTVQDGIDAIEEVIYHVETYDVTTIRASTPMFLMSRKVKSLGVKMVLSGEGSDEIFGGYLYFHKAPNKKEFHEETCRKIKALHQYDCLRANKSTSAWGVEARVPFLDKEFINVAMSIDPEWKMIRPDLGRIEKWVLRNAFDDEKNPYLPKHILYRQKEQFSDGVGYSWIDGLKDHANKQVSDTMLMNASYVFPDNTPMTKEAYYYRTIFEKFFPKSAARATVPGGPSVACSTAKAVEWDAAWSQNLDPSGRAALGVHVAAYGEEDKAEEDPRPGKVQKLAEKTAGIV; this is translated from the exons ATGTGTGGGATTCTTGCTGTGTTAGGCTGCGCCGATAACTCTCAGGCAAAACGTTCCCGTATCATCGAACTCTCTCGCAG ATTGAGGCATAGAGGTCCTGATTGGAGTGGGCTACATTGTTTTGAGGATTGTTATGTGGCTCATGAGCGTTTGGCAATCGTTGACCCCATTTCTGGAGACCAACCACTCTATAACGGAGACAAGACCATTGTTGTCTCG GTCAATGGAGAGATATACAACCACAAGGCTTTGCGTGAAACTTTTTTGAAGTCTCACCAGTTCCATACTGGGAGTGATTGTGAAGTGATTGCGCATCTT TACGAAGAACAGGGAGAGGAATTCGTCGACAAGTTGGATGGCATGTTTGCATTTGTGCTTCTTGATACCCGGGACAAAAGTTATATTGCTGTAAGGGATGCCATTGGTGTCAATCCACTCTACATTGGGTGGGGTATCGATG GTTCTGTCTGGTTTGCTTCTGAGATGAAAGCACTTATTGATGATTGTGAACAGTTTATGTGCTTTCCTCCAGGCCACATTTATTCAAGTAAACAAG GTGGGCTTAGGAGGTGGTACAACCCCCCGTGGTTTTCTGAGTTGGTTCCTTCAACCCCATATGATCCCTTACTGGTGCGCGAGACTTTTGAGAAG GCTGTTATAAAACGACTAATGACTGATGTGCCTTTTGGCGTTCTCCTATCTGGAGGATTAGACTCATCCCTTGTTGCTTCAGTAGCGTTACGTCATTTGGAAAAGTCAGAAGCTGCTCAGTGGGGTTCAAAGCTGCACACATTTTGTATCGGTTTGAAG GGATCCCCGGATCTTAAAGCTGGTAAAGAAGTCGCTGACTATTTAGGAACTCGCCACCACGAGTTACACTTTACTGTTCAG GACGGTATAGATGCCATAGAAGAAGTCATATACCATGTTGAGACCTATGACGTGACTACTATAAGAGCCAGCACTCCAATGTTTCTTATGTCGAGAAAAGTCAAGTCGCTTGGTGTAAAGATGGTTCTTTCTGGGGAAGGCTCTGATGAAATTTTTGGAGGATATTTGTACTTCCACAAAGCACCCAACAAGAAGGAGTTTCACGAGGAAACATGCCGAAAG ATCAAAGCTCTTCATCAATATGATTGCTTGAGGGCTAACAAATCAACTTCTGCATGGGGTGTTGAGGCTCGTGTACCTTTCCTCGATAAAGAATTTATAAATGTCGCAATGAGCATCGATCCAGAGTGGAAGATG ATAAGGCCTGATCTCGGAAGGATCGAGAAATGGGTGTTACGCAATGCGTTTGATGATGAGAAAAACCCTTATCTACCAAAG CACATTCTATACAGGCAGAAGGAACAGTTCAGTGATGGGGTTGGATATAGCTGGATTGATGGTTTAAAAGATCATGCAAACAAACAA GTCTCTGACACAATGCTGATGAACGCAAGCTATGTCTTCCCTGATAACACACCTATGACAAAAGAAGCTTACTACTACAGAACTATCTTTGAAAAGTTCTTCCCTAAG AGTGCAGCTAGAGCGACTGTACCAGGAGGTCCAAGTGTGGCATGTAGTACAGCAAAAGCTGTAGAGTGGGACGCAGCTTGGTCACAGAATCTTGACCCCTCAGGTCGTGCGGCTCTCGGAGTTCATGTTGCAGCTTATGGGGAAGAAGATAAAGCCGAAGAAGATCCTCGTCCGGGGAAGGTACAGAAACTAGCAGAGAAGACTGCAGGGATTGTTTGA
- the LOC104769226 gene encoding uncharacterized protein LOC104769226, whose translation MIQLSRERESDTIMSRLLRFSKLSHLSNVMKGSSFRWCSSSTTTKNPYLMYTISVKEIPDGSHKADGLLFDPAREKLFTVRDKSVPKDLLNSSLVGSSQGWGVFYDACDEELVRNVAMSSDSPEKEEDFVVAIKLPGSEIISLRLVSIDTVVTSRGLISNFLLPAWTTQTWLIRKQTNVFTSLVLEATACVHSTSMTTSTSVSYCFVTLLSFQCPSWSCSDHIPGKSIGWSLP comes from the exons atgatCCAGTtgagtcgagagagagagagtgacacTATCATGTCTCGGCTTCTCAGATTCTCTAAGCTTTCTCACCTTAGCAATGTG aTGAAAGGAAGCAGCTTTCGTTGGTGTTCATCTTCAACGACCACGAAAAACCCCTACTTGATGTATACCATCAGTGTCAAGGAGATTCCCGACGGGAGCCACAAGGCAGATGGACTCTTGTTTGATCCAGCGAGGGAGAAGCTATTTACCGTACGAGACAAATCAGTTCCTAAAGACCTCCTTAACTCAAGTCTGGTTGGAAGCTCACAAGGATGGGGAGTTTTCTACGACGCGTGTGATGAG GAATTGGTGAGGAATGTGGCAATGTCTTCTGATTCtcctgaaaaagaagaagactttgtGGTTGCTATCAAGTTACCGGGTAGTGAGATAATCTCACTGAGATTGGTGTCTATAGACACGGTCGTGACCTCCCGTGGACTCATTTCGAACTTCCTTTTACCTGCTTGGACAACTCAAACCTGGCTTATTCGAAAACAGACCAATGTTTTTACTTCCCTGGTCCTGGAGGCAACTGCTTGTGTTCATTCGACCTCCATGACAACCTCAACGTCCGTGAGCTACTGTTTCGTGACCTTACTGAGTTTTCAATGTCCGAGTTGGAGCTGTTCAGATCATATTCCAGGGAAGAGCATTGGGTGGAGTCTTCCTTAG
- the LOC104769227 gene encoding BTB/POZ domain-containing protein DOT3-like: protein MYPASAGQLKSSGDDTDADPICNKSMIVPKRVDVALANSFERKDRSWYVKSQIPTDLSIQVDDITFKAHKFPLISKCGYISSLELQPSASENGYHLNLENFPGGADTFETILKFCYNLPLDLNPLNVAPLRCASEYLYMTEEFEAGNLISKTEAFITFVVFASWRDTLTVLRSCASLSPWAGNLQIVRRCCDLLAWKACNDNTPEDFVDSNERCLYNDIATLRTDHFMRVITTMKARRAKPEITGKIIMKYAENWLPIIDDDLEGIRGYGLGKNELQFSVNRGRMEESSSLGCQEHKETIESLVSALPPQSGAVSCHFLLRMLKTAIVYSASPALISDLEKQVGMALEDANVCDLLIPNFKNEDQHKGASSPEAYTIYNVDVVHRIFEYFLMHEQQQQQQVLGKPNITKLLDNYLAEIAKDPCLPITKFQVLAEMLPENAWKCHDGLYRAIDMFLKTHPSLSEHDRRRLCKTMACEKLSLDACLHAAQNDRLPLRTIVQINTQVLFTEQVKMRMMMQDKQLEAKEENSAGSRDDEIKTLKEELENVKKKMAELQSDYNELQQEYEKLSNKQKSTQNWGLRWQKVKKSFQIKREDDEIRDRTRRPSSTTPRTSLMRRMSMS, encoded by the exons ATGTATCCAGCATCTGCAGGCCAGCTGAAGAGCTCTGGAGATGATACTGATGCTGATCCAATATGTAACAAAAGCATGATAGTTCCTAAAAGAGTTGACGTTGCATTAGCTAACAGCTTCGAGAGGAAAGACCGTTCCTG gtACGTTAAATCTCAAATCCCTACTGATCTGTCTATTCAAGTTGACGATATTACCTTCAAAGCACACAAG TTTCCTTTGATCTCCAAATGTGGTTACATAAGCTCTCTTGAGCTACAACCTTCAGCTTCTGAGAATGGATATCATCTGAATCTGGAAAACTTCCCAGGTGGAGCAGATACATTTGAGACCATTCTGAAATTTTGCTACAATCTCCCTCTGGACTTGAATCCTCTCAATGTAGCTCCACTGAGATGTGCATCAGAATACTTGTACATGACTGAAGAATTTGAAGCCGGGAATTTAATCTCCAAGACAGAAGCTTTCATCACTTTTGTAGTATTTGCCTCATGGAGAGATACACTCACTGTTCTGAGATCCTGCGCAAGCTTATCTCCGTGGGCTGGAAACCTCCAAATCGTAAGGAGATGCTGTGACTTGCTAGCTTGGAAAGCCTGCAATGATAACACACCAGAAGATTTTGTAGACAGCAATGAAAGATGTTTATACAATGATATAGCCACACTTCGAACTGATCACTTCATGAGGGTTATAACAACTATGAAAGCAAGACGAGCCAAGCCAGAGATTACAGGTAAGATCATCATGAAGTATGCAGAGAACTGGTTGCCAATAATCGATGATGATCTAGAAGGAATTAGGGGTTACGGGTTAGGAAAAAATGAGTTGCAGTTCAGTGTGAACAGAGGAAGAATGGAGGAAAGCAGCAGCTTAGGATGTCAAGAACATAAAGAAACCATTGAAAGCTTAGTCAGTGCACTTCCTCCACAATCTGGAGCAGTCTCATGCCACTTTCTATTAAGGATGCTGAAAACAGCAATTGTTTACTCTGCATCACCAGCTTTAATATCTGATCTTGAGAAACAGGTCGGCATGGCTTTGGAAGATGCTAATGTATGTGACCTCCTTATTCCTAACTTCAAAAATGAAGACCAGCATAAAGGAGCCAG CTCACCTGAGGCATACACTATATACAATGTCGATGTGGTTCATAGGATTTTTGAGTATTTCCTGATGCatgagcaacaacaacaacaacaagtactAGGAAAGCCAAACATAACCAAGCTCTTGGACAATTACCTAGCCGAGATTGCGAAAGATCCATGTCTACCGATCACTAAGTTTCAGGTTCTTGCTGAAATGTTGCCGGAGAATGCTTGGAAATGCCATGATGGTCTCTATAGAGCAATTGATATGTTCCTCAAG ACTCATCCTTCACTATCAGAGCACGATAGAAGAAGACTGTGCAAGACTATGGCCTGTGAGAAACTATCACTTGACGCATGCCTACACGCTGCACAAAATGATCGGTTGCCTCTGAGAACTATTGTCCAg atCAATACTCAAGTACTTTTCACGGAACAAGTaaagatgaggatgatgatgcaaGACAAGCAGCTGGAGGCAAAGGAAGAAAATTCTGCAGGTTCTAGAGATGATGAAATCAAGACACTTAAGGAAGAGCTggagaatgtgaagaagaagatggctgagCTTCAGAGTGATTACAATGAGCTTCAACAAGAGTATGAAAAGCTAAGTAACAAACAGAAGAGCACACAAAACTGGGGATTGCGTTGGCAAAAGGTGAAGAAATCGTTCCAGATAAAACGCGAAGACGATGAAATAAGAGACAGGACACGAAGACCAAGTTCCACAACACCAAGAACCAGCTTGATGAGAAGAATGTCAATGTCATAA
- the LOC109124478 gene encoding ras-related protein RABH1e, producing the protein MASVSPLAKYKLVFLGDQSVGKTSIITRFMYDKFDTTYQATIGIDFLSKTMYLEDRTVRLQLWDTAGQERFRSLIPSYIRDSSVAVIVYDVANRQSFLNTSKWIEDVRTERGSDVIIVLVGNKTDLVDKRQVSIEEGDNKARDYGVIFIETSAKAGFNIKPLFRKIAAALPGMETLSSTKQEDMVDVNLKTSTNSSQGEQQRGGCSC; encoded by the exons atggcgagtGTGTCACCTTTAGCCAAGTACAAGCTCGTCTTCCTTGGAGATCAATCCGTAGGCAAGACCAGCATCATCACTCGTTTCATGTACGACAAATTCGATACCACTTATCAG GCAACCATTGGAATTGATTTCTTGTCCAAAACAATGTACCTTGAGGATAGGACTGTTCGTTTGCAACTATG GGATACTGCAGGACAGGAGAGGTTTCGAAGTCTGATACCAAGTTATATCAGAGATTCTTCTGTTGCTGTTATTGTCTATGATGTTGCAA ATAGGCAGTCATTTTTGAACACCTCGAAGTGGATTGAGGATGTTCGTACAGAGAGAGGTAGCGATGTCATCATTGTTTTGGTTGGTAACAAAACAGATCTCGTTGACAAAAG GCAAGTGTCAATAGAGGAAGGGGATAACAAAGCTCGTGATTATGGAGTTATATTCATAGAGACCAGCGCAAAAGCAGGATTTAACATCAAG CCACTGTTCCGCAAGATTGCAGCTGCATTACCAGGAATGGAAACACTTTCTTCAACGAAACAAGAAGATATGGTTGATGTGAACCTAAAGACTTCGACCAATTCGTCTCAAGGGGAGCAACAACGAGGTGGTTGTTCttgttaa